One window from the genome of Hippoglossus hippoglossus isolate fHipHip1 chromosome 6, fHipHip1.pri, whole genome shotgun sequence encodes:
- the LOC117763510 gene encoding aminopeptidase N-like, translating to MGKGFYISKAVGVVGVILGAGALATIIALSVVYSQEKAKNNDNQVSPTDGPTTSKPTTSKPTVTTPALSNEPWDKYRLPKSLVPDHYNVVLWPRLTADPTTRLYIFTGESTVEFRCAEDTDLILIHSNKLNYTKLENGQLARLSAVNSGVKVPPIKSSWLQPVTQYLVLQLDGKLMKDQRYHLYTNFTGELADDLGGFYRSEYIENGQRKVVATTQMQPTDARKAFPCFDEPAMKATFNITLIHDPGTVALSNGAEKESRGVTIQGKSLMQTDFEQTEKMSTYLLAFIVSEFGFINNSVDDVSIRIFARKPAIDAGQGQYALNKTGPILKFFEKYYNSSYPLPKSDQIALPDFNAGAMENWGLITYRETALLYDKTFSSNSNKERIATIISHELAHMWFGNLVTLRWWNDLWLNEGFASYVEYLGANEAEPDWNIKDLIVLNDVHRVFAVDALASSHPLSSREEDIQRPEQISELFDAISYSKGASVLRMLSDFLTEDIFVMGLRTYLKEFEFGNAVYTDLWKHLQMAVNATGTNLTESVQDIMNTWVLQMGFPVVTINTTSGDVSQKHFLLDPDSEVTAPSPFNYEWIVPIKWTKNETVQTPYWLKQKSATQEAMKTTAGDWVLANLDVVGYYRVNYDDSNWDKLLNALSTNHSLIQVINRAQLVDDAFNLARAKIIPTVRALSTTKYLNKERDYMPWQSALGNLNFFYLMFDRSEVYGPMQDYLRKQVVPLFDHYKTLTGNWTKVPTGHMDQYNQVNAISQACKTGHEECQTLVKGWFKQWMDTKMNPIHPNLRSTVYCNAISAGGAKEWDFAWSEFQNATIASEAEKLRSALSCTKQPWLLQRYLEYTLDPDMIRKQDATSTIVYIANNVVGQSLAWDFVRDRWSYIFNQYGGGSFSFSNLINGVTKRFATEFELKQLRQFKADNAEVGFGSGTLAVDQSIERTIGNIKWIAENKQNVLKWFVAKTKP from the exons ATGGGGAAAGGTTTCTACATCAGTAAAGCGGTTGGGGTGGTGGGGGTCATCCTGGGTGCAGGGGCCCTGGCAACAATCATAGCTCTGTCTGTCGTCTACTCgcaggaaaaggcaaaaaataaCGACAATCAGGTTTCACCGACGGACGGACCAACGACATCCAAACCAACGACATCCAAACCCACTGTGACGACGCCTGCCCTGTCCAACGAACCCTGGGACAAGTACCGGCTCCCCAAGAGCCTGGTGCCGGACCACTACAACGTCGTCCTGTGGCCCCGACTGACTGCAGACCCCACCACTCGACTCTACATCTTCACTG GTGAGTCCACTGTGGAGTTTAGATGCGCCGAGGACACAGACCTGATTCTCATCCACTCCAATAAGCTGAACTACACCAAACTTGAGAATGGCCAGCTGGCGAGGCTCAGCGCGGTCAACAGCGGCGTCAAGGTCCCGCCGATCAAGTCTTCGTGGCTGCAGCCTGTGACTCAGTACCTGGTCCTGCAGCTGGACGGTAAACTTATGAAGGACCAACGGTACCACCTGTACACCAACTTCACTGGAGAGCTGGCTGATGACCTGGGAGGCTTCTACCGGAGCGAGTACATAGAGAATGGACAGCGCAA GGTTGTTGCGACCACTCAGATGCAGCCGACAGACGCCAGAAAGGCTTTCCCCTGTTTTGACGAGCCGGCTATGAAGGCTACTTTCAACATCACTCTGATCCACGACCCTGGAACTGTTGCCTTGTCCAACGGGGCAGAAAAAG AATCAAGGGGCGTCACCATTCAGGGCAAGAGTCTGATGCAGACAGATTTTGAGCAGACTGAGAAAATGTCCACCTACCTGCTGGCCTTCATCGTCAGCGAGTTCGGCTTCATCAACAACTCCGTTGATGATGTTTCG ATCCGTATCTTCGCCCGGAAGCCGGCTATCGATGCAGGGCAAGGACAGTACGCCCTCAACAAAACTGGACCCATCCTTAAGTTCTTTGAGAAATATTACAATTCCAGTTACCCTCTGCCCAAATCTG ATCAGATCGCTCTGCCAGACTTTAACGCTGGAGCCATGGAGAACTGGGGTCTGATCACGTACAGAGAGACGGCGCTGCTCTACGATAAAACATTCTCCTCCAACTCCAACAAGGAGAGGATTGCTACCATCATCTCTCATGAACTGGCTCACATG TGGTTTGGTAATCTGGTGACCCTGAGGTGGTGGAATGACTTGTGGCTGAATGAAGGCTTTGCATCTTATGTTGAGTACCTGGGAGCAAACGAGGCCGAACCAGACTGGAACATA AAAGACCTCATCGTGCTCAACGATGTCCACAGGGTGTTTGCCGTCGATGCTCTGGCCTCTTCTCACCCGCTGTCGtccagagaagaagacatccAGAGACCAGAGCAGATCAGCGAGCTGTTTGATGCCATCTCTTACAGCAAG GGAGCTTCTGTTCTGAGAATGCTGTCGGATTTCCTCACTGAAGACATCTTCGTAATGGGACTCAGG ACCTACCTGAAGGAATTTGAATTTGGGAATGCAGTTTACACCGACCTGTGGAAACATTTGCAAATG GCCGTTAACGCCACTGGCACTAACCTGACTGAAAGTGTCCAGGACATCATGAACACCTGGGTGCTGCAGATGGGTTTCCCTGTGGTCACCATAAACACCACCAGTGGGGACGTCTCCCAGAAGCACTTTCTCCTGGATCCAGACTCTGAAGTCACAGCTCCGTCTCCCTTCAA TTACGAATGGATTGTTCCAATCAAGTGGACTAAGAATGAAACAGTCCAGACCCCTTATTGGCTGAAGCAAAAATCAG CAACACAGGAAGCGATGAAGACGACAGCAGGCGACTGGGTGCTGGCCAACCTCGATGTGGTGGGTTACTACAGAGTCAACTATGACGACAGCAACTGGGACAAGCTGCTAAACGCTCTGAGCACCAATCATAGC cTCATTCAAGTGATCAACAGAGCTCAGCTGGTGGATGATGCTTTTAACTTGGCCAG AGCAAAGATCATCCCGACAGTCCGCGCCCTCAGTACGACCAAGTACCTGAACAAGGAGAGAGACTACATGCCCTGGCAATCGGCTCTGGGAAACCTGAACTTCTTCTACCTCATGTTCGACCGCAGCGAGGTTTACGGCCCCATGCAG GATTATCTGAGGAAACAGGTCGTCCCTCTGTTTGATCACTACAAGACGCTGACTGGAAACTGGACTAAAGTACCGACTGGACACATGGACCA GTACAATCAGGTGAACGCCATCAGCCAGGCGTGTAAGACGGGCCATGAGGAATGTCAAACCCTGGTGAAGGGATGGTTCAAACAGTGGATGGACACAAAGATGAACCC GATCCACCCCAACCTACGCTCCACGGTGTACTGCAACGCCATCTCAGCAGGTGGCGCTAAAGAGTGGGACTTTGCTTGGTCGGAGTTTCAGAACGCCACGATCGCTAGTGAAGCAGAAAAACTGCGCTCGGCTCTGTCCTGCACAAAACAACCGTGGCTGCTCCAAAG GTACCTGGAGTACACTCTGGATCCAGACATGATCCGAAAGCAGGATGCCACCTCCACTATCGTCTACATCGCCAACAACGTGGTTGGTCAGTCTCTGGCGTGGGACTTTGTCAGGGACCGGTGGTCGTACATTTTCAATCA GTACGGTGGTGGATCGTTCTCCTTCTCCAACCTCATCAATGGCGTCACAAAACGCTTCGCCACTGAGTTTGAGCTGAAACAG CTGCGGCAGTTCAAGGCCGATAACGCAGAGGTGGGTTTCGGCTCCGGCACCCTGGCGGTGGATCAGTCCATCGAGAGAACCATCGGCAACATAAAATGGATCGCGGAGAACAAGCAGAACGTCCTGAAGTGGTTCGTGGCTAAAACGAAGCCCTGA
- the LOC117763511 gene encoding aminopeptidase N-like: MGKSCRVTKLCVLCVVLAMVSVATIVTLWTIALTGGDGGDDVTAPWDRHRLSSALVPEHYNISLWPRLSRDPNSGLYIFTGKSTAEFECVKETELILIHSNKLNYTELSNTHTVRVTATGGGSAPGIKSTWLQTDTQYLVIQLDSELTAGQRYQLYTEFTGELADDLAGFYRSEYEEGGIRKIVATSQMHPTHARKTFPCFDEPAMKAVFYITLTHPPGTVALSNGMEREIVNTTINGVAVTQTTFEPTKRMSTYLLALIVCDYTHLSAAQGDTLIRIWARRSAIDQGQGDYALNVTGPVLDFLQSYYNISYPLSKSDQIALPDFYFGAMENWGLVTYRETNLLYDPLTSSIRNKETTATIIAHELAHMWFGNLVTLRWWNEVWLNEGFASYVSYLGADHAEPAWNLKDLIILDDVHRVFAVDALTSSHPLSSEEDSIILPDQISEQFDVISYSKGAAVLRMLSDFLSESIFVQGLNRYLNHFAYSNTVGNDLWQHLQLVVEANNVSLPGPVCDIMNRWVLQMGFPVVTIDTTTGAVSQKHFLLDPESKVTVESPYRYEWMIPVRWMKSGEVQRDMWWLMEKEAVNLEMRTGGLWILANVNVTGFYRVNYDLGNWERLLTQLDSEHQVIPVNNRAQLVDDAFNLARAQFISTSLALRTTSYLLLETEYMPWQSALDNLQYYDLMLDRTDAYQPMQNYMRKLVTPLFLHFKNITSNWTRVPDGLTDQYNQVNAISMGCRTGLTECQNLTTAWFKQWMENPRDNPIHPNLRTTVYCSAVAAGDEAEWEFGWSQFKNATLASEASKLMSALACTKNKQLLQRFLSHTLNPAMIRKQDATSVITSVASNREGQSLAWDFVRDQWEYMFTQYGVGSFSFASMISGVTARFSTAAELQQLEEFVEQNSAAGFGSATLAVEQAVERTRANIKWLQLNQQEILHWFNSQS, from the exons ATGGGGAAAAGCTGCCGAGTCACAAAGTTGTGTGTTCTGTGCGTGGTCTTGGCAATGGTCTCCGTGGCGACCATTGTCACGCTGTGGACTATTGCCCTGACGGGGGGAGACGGGGGTGATGACGTCACAGCTCCTTGGGACAG GCATCGTCTCTCCAGCGCTCTGGTCCCTGAACATTACAACATCAGCCTGTGGCCTCGTCTCAGCCGTGACCCAAACTCTGGCCTCTACATTTTTACAG GAAAATCCACTGCtgagtttgagtgtgtgaaagaaacCGAACTGATCCTGATTCACTCCAACAAGCTGAACTACACCGagctgagcaacacacacactgtcagagtcaccgctacag GCGGTGGCTCTGCTCCCGGCATCAAGTCCACCTGGTTGCAGACGGACACTCAGTACCTCGTCATCCAGCTGGACAGTGAACTAACTGCAGGACAGAGATATCAGCTGTACACCGAGTTCACAGGAGAACTCGCTGACGACTTGGCAGGATTCTACAGGAGCGAGTACGAGGAGGGCGGAATCAGAAA GATCGTCGCCACGTCTCAGATGCATCCGACTCACGCCAGAAAAACCTTCCCCTGTTTCGACGAGCCAGCGATGAAAGCTGTTTTCTACATCACGCTCACTCATCCACCGGGAACCGTGGCCCTGTCCAACGGGATGGAGAGAG AAATTGTCAACACCACAATTAACGGAGTGGCTGTGACACAGACCACGTTCGAGCCGACCAAGAGAATGTCGACGTATCTGCTCGCCCTCATCGTCTGTGACTACACACACCTCAGTGCTGCACAAGGAGACACTCTG ATCCGTATCTGGGCTCGCAGGTCGGCCATCGATCAGGGACAAGGAGACTACGCCCTCAATGTGACTGGACCTGTGCTGGACTTCCTCCAGTCGTACTATAACATCTCCTACCCGCTGAGCAAGTCAG atCAAATCGCTCTACCCGACTTTTACTTTGGTGCGATGGAGAACTGGGGTTTGGTGACGTACAGAGAAACCAATCTTCTCTACGACCCTCTGACCTCGTCCATCAGAAACAAGGAGACCACTGCCACCATCATCGCTCATGAACTGGCACACATG TGGTTTGGAAACCTGGTGACTCTGCGCTGGTGGAACGAGGTGTGGCTGAACGAGGGCTTCGCTTCCTACGTGTCGTACCTGGGAGCAGATCACGCCGAGCCTGCCTGGAACCTG AAAGACCTGATAATACTTGACGACGTCCACCGAGTGTTTGCGGTGGATGCGTTGACCTCGTCtcatcctctgtcctctgaaGAAGACAGCATCATCCTTCCAGACCAGATCAGCGAACAGTTTGACGTCATCTCGTACAGCAAA GGTGCAGCCGTGCTTCGGATGTTGTCAGATTTTCTCTCCGAGTCGATCTTTGTCCAGGGACTCAAT CGATACCTCAATCACTTCGCCTACAGTAACACAGTAGGAAATGACTTGTGGCAACATTTACAACTG GTGGTGGAAGCCAACAACGTGTCACTTCCTGGTCCGGTTTGTGACATCATGAACCGCTGGGTGCTCCAGATGGGCTTCCCTGTGGTTACCATAGATACCACCACAGGAGCGGTATCCCAGAAGCACTTTCTGCTGGATCCagagtcaaaggtcacagtggaaTCCCCTTACAG gTACGAGTGGATGATTCCTGTTCGGTGGATGAAGTCCGGTGAAGTCCAGAGAGACATGTGGTGGCTGATGGAAAAGGAAG CTGTGAACCTGGAGATGAGGACTGGAGGTCTGTGGATTCTGGCCAACGTCAATGTCACTGGATTTTACCGAGTCAACTACGACCTGGGgaactgggagcggctcctcacTCAGCTGGACTCAGAGCACCAG GTGATACCGGTGAACAACAGAGCCCAGCTGGTGGACGATGCTTTCAACCTGGCCCG AGCTCAGTTCATCTCCACCTCTCTGGCTCTGAGGACGACCTCCTACCTGCTGCTGGAGACCGAGTACATGCCCTGGCAGTCGGCTCTGGATAATCTGCAGTACTACGACCTCATGCTGGACCGTACTGACGCCTATCAGCCGATGCAG AACTACATGAGGAAGCTGGTGACTCCACTGTTCCTGCACTTTAAGAACATAACATCAAACTGGACCCGTGTTCCTGACGGACTCACTGACCA GTACAACCAGGTCAATGCCATCTCTATGGGCTGCAGGACAGGACTCACAGAATGTCAGAACTTGACCACGGCCTGGTTCAAACAGTGGATGGAAAACCCCCGAGACAATCC GATCCATCCTAACCTGCGTACGACCGTGTACTGCAGCGCTGTGGCGGCAGGCGACGAGGCCGAGTGGGAGTTTGGTTGGTCGCAGTTCAAGAACGCCACATTAGCCAGCGAGGCGAGCAAACTCATGTCTGCACTGGCCTGCACCAAAaacaagcagctgctgcagag GTTTCTGTCTCACACCTTGAATCCAGCTATGATCCGAAAGCAGGACGCCACCTCCGTCATCACGTCTGTCGCCAGCAACAGGGAGGGACAGAGTCTGGCCTGGGACTTTGTCCGGGATCAGTGGGAGTACATGTTCACACA atatgGCGTGGGCTCTTTCTCCTTCGCCTCCATGATCAGCGGCGTCACCGCGAGGTTCTCCACAGCTGCTGAACTTCAACAG CTGGAGGAGTTCGTGGAGCAGAACAGTGCAGCCGGGTTCGGTTCTGCGACGCTGGCGGTGGAACAGGCCGTGGAGAGAACCAGAGCCAACATCAAGTGGCTTCAGCTGAACCAACAGGAGATCCTGCACTGGTTCAACAGCCAGAGCTGA